In Candidatus Cloacimonadota bacterium, the genomic stretch GTATAAAGGACACAGATGAATCCTATTAAATTCCTACAAGGAAATATAATTAGTGTGGTTCATCTGTGTCTAATCATATAAAGTTGTGCGGATAATTTCCGGTAGATTTAAGGGGCAAAAGTTACAAGTACTTCGCAAAGGTGTTCGCCCCACTACCGATAGGGTAAAGGAATCGCTCTTCTCAATTATTCGCTATAGATTGTCCGGTGTAGATGTTTTGGATTTGTTCGCCGGTATTGGTGGTCTTGGCTTTGAAGCCCTTAGCGAAGGAGCAAGATCATGCTGCTTTGTGGATAAATCATACAAAGCGATCTCGATGTTAAAAAGCAATTGTATCCACCTTGGTATTGATGAAAACGTAGAATACTATCGCTCTTCAGCAGCGAAATTTCTTGATCAAATAAACAGCAAATCTTACGATATAATTTTCATTGACCCTCCCTACGCTCTTTACATAATTAAAAAAATTGTTAATAAGATCATTGAGACAAATACTTTAAAAGAAAACGGGTTGATA encodes the following:
- the rsmD gene encoding 16S rRNA (guanine(966)-N(2))-methyltransferase RsmD; this encodes MRIISGRFKGQKLQVLRKGVRPTTDRVKESLFSIIRYRLSGVDVLDLFAGIGGLGFEALSEGARSCCFVDKSYKAISMLKSNCIHLGIDENVEYYRSSAAKFLDQINSKSYDIIFIDPPYALYIIKKIVNKIIETNTLKENGLIIAESRIDEKIEKADAKIIRVEKYGETKLTFFGH